Part of the Bacteriovorax stolpii genome, TTATGCACCAGTAATCTTTATCGCTTGGATGTGGTTCGGATGGCAAAATTACAAAATTCTTTCTTTCTAAAAGACGAGAAAGGGCAATCCGTTGTCGAGTACATCCTGTTACTAGTCGTCGTTAGTGCACTTTCAATCACAGTGCTTAATAATAAAAAATTCAAAGAATTTGTCGGTGGAGAAACCGGTCTTTTTGTCGCTATCAGAAAGAGTATGGAGTACTCATACCGTTATGGTAGAGAGCTCAATGCGGATGCAGATTACGATTCAGCAATGAGCTTTAATTATCAGTCTAATAAGCACGACACTTATTTTAATACCAAAGAAAACACTTCACGGTTTTTTGGTGGGGCGGAGCCTTATGGTAAAAAATAAGTTCTGTCAGAATTCAGGCCAGTCGACGATAGAATTTCTTATGACGTTTACAGCGGCGGTGGGATTTATTTTTGTCTTTTTAAAAATGGCCTTGAATTACACTGATGGTTACATGGTCCATCATGCAACTTTTCTTGCGGCTCGCAGTTATCTGGTCACAGATGCTGACCGCGATGATATTGACGAAGGTGACCGCCTGGCAAAAACAACTGCGGAGAGAGTGTTTAACTCTTATCTTCCAGACGGGCTGATAAAGGGAGTTACCGGCGGTGATTTAAAAGAAAACAGTCCGAACCCGACAACAACTAAGTTTCGTGCTTTTGTTGGTCTTTACATTGAATACGCCCAAAGGTTTTCGATCGGTTTTGTCGGTGGAAAATCCAATGTTAATTTCAGGTCAGAAGCTTTTTTAGGTAGAGAGCCAAGCAGGTCTGAATCAAAACAACAAGTCTGCGCAGCGATCAAATCGTTGGGCCTAAGCCGTTGTGACGTTCATGTCACCCTGGAAGATAATGGGGGATGATATGAAGAATGTTTTAAAAAACCAGAAAGGTCAGGCAATCTTTGAGCTCATCATCTTTTTGCCTTTTCTTATTTTTCTCTACACGATTTATTCGACGACTGGAAATGCGATCAATGGTTCAATTAACCAGCAAAAAGCAGTGCGCGGGTACTTTTATGGATTAGTGAGGGGAAATTCTTATATCAATACTACAACTGACCTGGACGAATTTTCAGAAAAAGCTATTTCTGTAGTCGGGTTTTCAGCTCTGGGATGGAGAGAGAAATCGGCCTCTGGAGGGCAGCGCTCATTTGCTCCATGTTTTAGATTTTCTTCACTCCTAAAAAACGATTCGAGCGAAGAGTGTGATTCTAAAGAACGCGATGAAGACAATGACGGGCAGCCTATCAGCCGTTATGTCCGAGTGTTTACGTTTTATGGAATATGTGGCCCGGTTTACACCAAGATCTCCGACGGGGGAGCTGGTAATTACTACGATATCAATCCGGCCCAACAAAATAACCCCGGAAACTGCATCCTTTCCAACTAGGTTCTACTAGTCAAATTCTTCCGCTCCGCAAATTTTTTCCTAAATTTTGTTACTATTTAAAAAGCTAGTTATTTAAACAGGTTGGGAAAAAGTATGAATACACGCGCCCTCACTTTGGCCATTGCAATCGCAGCTTTTGCGATGATGATGGTTTGGACATATCTCGAAGATCAAAAAAGCGCGATGATTAAGGAATACGGTATTCAAAGTTCTGTTGTCGTTGCAAAAAATGATATTCAGGAACTCGACTTGATCGATGACTCAAAAGTTGAAGTTAAAACTGTTCCAGCAAACTTCCTGGCACCTGGGCATTTCAAAACAATTAAAGAACTAGAAAATACAATCGCGACTGTTCCTATTATCAAAGGGGAGCAGATCACAAAACCACGTGTAACTTATCCCGGAATTAAAACGGGTCTTTCACGCCAGGTTTCTGTTGGTAAGCGTGCTGTTGCGATTAACATCACTGAGAAAGATGCCGTGGGAAGATTGATTAAGCCAGGAGACCGCGTAGATGTTCTGGCAGCGATTGATATTTCTCAAGGGGCGAGAAAAGATTTACAAAAAACCAGAACATTCCTTCAGGATGTTCTGGTTCTTTCTACCGGGATGAGTATGACTAACTCAATTCCAATGTACGGGGTTGAAACACCGAAAGTTATCCGTACGATGAACTTAAATACTTACACGACTTACAACACGATTACACTTGAACTTGATCCGTACGATGTTCAGAAACTTGCATTCATGCAGGCCTATGGTAGCGGTACATTATCGCTGTCACTGAGAAACAATGCGGATAAAGAACCGGTGAGATTAAGAGCAACACAAATTTACGATGTACTCGGAGAAGATGCTTCTGAAGCCAAAGGTTTCTTCTCTGAGAAATATTTAAAAGAGTCTAAAAATGCTCAATAAATTTTTTGTTATTCTGTTTTCATGGATATTAATCGCACTTCCTGCCTTTTCTCAGGATGGGGACCCTAATGAGTCTTTGAAAGAAGTCGAAGTTATTGTTGGTTTGGAAAAAATCATCACGCTCGATTTCGTTCCAAACTCAGTTATTAAAATCGCCAACGAAAACTTAGTTTCATATCAGCTCGTTCCGCAAAAAAAGCAGATTCTCTTAACCGGGATTAAAGCAGGGGATACGACCCTGACTGTTCGCGACCTGGCCGGAGATATCAAGGCCCGTTATCTTTTAAAAGTAACAGCATCTGATCAGTCTAAAGTTGTTGTTCAGTTAAAAGAACTTCTGGGTGATGTTGAAGGTCTGGAAATTGGTATTAAAGGAGACGCCGTTTTTGTCGGCGGTCAGATCGTTGTTCCAAGTGATATTGGTAAAGTTGTTGTTATCCTCGAAAAATATCCTGACGTTCTTCGCTTGGTTGAGCTCTCTCCACAAACTCAGCTGGTCATTGCTAAAAAAATGCAGGATGAGATGCAAAAAAGTACACTTCGTGACGTTACTGTTCGCGTAGTAAATGGAACTTTCTGGATTGAAGGAGTGGTTAACTCGCAGGAAGAAAGTAATAAGGCCGAGCAAATTGCCCGCGCGTATCTTCCGGATCAAATTCAGAACTTAGCAAGAAGAACAGATGCTGTTCAGACGACTAAAAAACCTCCGTTTGAAAACTTGTTAACGATCAATACAAAACCAAAACCAGAACCTCTGGCAAAACTTTTTAAGATTACGGCACAGTTTGTGGAATTAACGAAGGCCTATGATAAGACGTTTGGTTTTAGCTGGACGCCGACTATCGGTAATGGTGGTGGGTCAATTCAGGTCGGGAAAACTGGAAGCGGTGGAGTCGCGACTTCGTCACAAGGAACACTGGCCGCAACGATTTCAAATCTTTTCCCAAAACTAAACTCGGCCAAGAGTGCGGGGCACGCGCGTGTTGTTCAGTCTGGGGTTATCATTGTTAAAGACAATGTCGAAGGTGCGATTAATAAAACATCAAAAATTCCTTATGCGATTGGGACTGGTGACAACTTAAAGAGTGGTACTGCCGTCTCGGGATTCGAATTGAGAATTACACCGAATATGCTTCAAGAAGAAAAAATTAACTTGAAAATGGTTATTTCGGTAAAGGCCACAACGGGGGATTCAGTTCCAACAGAATTGGATAACACTGTTAATACGCAAATCATTGTGAAGTCACAGGAATCAGCCGTAGTCGGGGGTGTTGTACAGAATAAATTTACAACAGATTACGACAGAGACCCACCTGTTCAGGAAACGATTGAAAATGGTTCAGCACTATTTTCATTCTTAAAGTCTAAAAAATACTCTACTAACCGCTCTCAGTTCGTCATTTTCGTGACTCCAGAAATTATCGAGTCAGCTTCTTCAGGAGCACAGGAAGTAGAAAGAAAGTTCAGGAAAAGGAGCAGATAGTGGCCGGACACATAATTTCAATCATCGGGGGTAAAGGAGGACTTGGTAAGTCGCAGGTTGCGGCGAACTTGGCCTTTGCTTACGCGATTGAGGGAAAAGTTAAAACTCTGCTTTTAGATTTTGATCAAAAAGCAAGTGGAGACCAGGACTTCATCACCGGGATGAAGGGGAAAAAGAATTTAAAAGAATTGGCGGATTTTAAAGGGGCCATTGACCCAAATTCTATCCAGCAGTTCGTTAATATGAACCAAAACGTTTTTTACATCGGGATGCCTAACGACCCGACGGCGGCAGAGGGAATTGAAGTTGAAGCTTTAGGAAGAACTCTTAAGGCCGTAACTAATATTTATCCGATTACTATTATCGATGCAGGAAATGAGCTGACTCCATTGGCAATTAAAGCGCTGGAGTTCTCAACACTCATATTCGTCGTGGTGACTCCGGACATTCTTGCGCTTAACCAGACAAAGAGATTGTACTCTGACCTGGTGACGATGATGTTTCCTAAGGACATGATTCAGTTTGTAATCAACCAGGCCCAGCAAGGCCACCCGGTGACTAACGATGTAATTGCCAAGACATTGGGAAAGCCTGCTTTTAGTGTTATCCCTCGCGATGACCAAAACTGTACACTCGCTCTTAACCAGAAAAAACCTGTTATGTTAGTGGCGAGAAATAGTAACTTCGCTAAAGGTGTGATTGATACCGTCAGACGCCTTAATGAAAAAAGTATTCTTAGAGCGCTTGAGAAATTAAATAAACCTTCTGATGTCGGTCAGAAAAAAGCTACCCCAGCGGGTGGTGAAGCAGGAGCGGAAGGTGGTGGACCAACAAAAGGTGGGAAGAGCCCTTGGACGGATTTAAAGTCACGTATTCACCGTGCTCTTGTTGAAGAGATGGATTTAAAGAAAGCAGACGACAACGATCCCAAGGCGCAGATCATTTTAAAAGAGCAGACAAAAAAAGTTGTTGTTGAACTCTTAGGAAAAGAAGACACGAAGGGGATTTTAAATACCCGTGAAGATATGAACCAGATCGTAAAGGAAATTCTCGATGAAGCTCTAGGGCTTGGGCCACTGGAAGATCTTCTTCGCGACAAGAGTATTTCCGAGGTTATGGTTGTTGGGCCTTATAAAATTTATTACGAGCAGGGCGGAAAGATTAAGCTCTCTGAGATCACTTTCACTAACGACCGTCAGGTACTAAACGTTATTGAAAGAATTGTTGCTCCTATCGGCCGTCGTATTGATGAAAAAACTCCTTACGTTGATGCCCGTTTAAAGGATGGATCGCGTGTTCACGCCATCATTCCTCCTTCGGCCATCGATGGATGCTCTATTACGATTCGAAAATTCCCAGAGAAACGTTTGACATACAAGGACCTGGTTAAGTTTGGGTCAATGACAGAGAACATGGCGGACTTCCTTCGTATTGCGGTAGAGGCCCATAGAAACATCATCGTTTCTGGTGGTACTGGTTCCGGGAAAACGACATTGATCAACGTTCTTGGTGGGTTCATTCAATCAAATGAACGTATCATTACATGTGAGGACTCGGCGGAATTGAACTTCCCTCAAGAGCACATTGTTCGACTTGAAACGCGTCCGCCTTCATTGGAAGGAGATGGGGCGATTGATATTCGCTGTCTGGTAAAACAGACCCTGCGTATGCGTCCAGATAGAATTGTCGTTGGTGAGTGTCGTGGAGGTGAAACTCTGGATATGTTGCAAGCGATGGGTACAGGTCACGATGGTTCAATGACAACTGTCCACTCAAACAATCCACGTGAGTGTATTGGACGTCTGGAAACTCTTGTTCAATACGCCGGAACATCGATTTCTCCGCGTGCGATTAAAGAAATGATCGCCAATGCAGTTCACATGATTATTCAACAGTCG contains:
- a CDS encoding Flp family type IVb pilin → MAKLQNSFFLKDEKGQSVVEYILLLVVVSALSITVLNNKKFKEFVGGETGLFVAIRKSMEYSYRYGRELNADADYDSAMSFNYQSNKHDTYFNTKENTSRFFGGAEPYGKK
- the cpaB gene encoding Flp pilus assembly protein CpaB codes for the protein MNTRALTLAIAIAAFAMMMVWTYLEDQKSAMIKEYGIQSSVVVAKNDIQELDLIDDSKVEVKTVPANFLAPGHFKTIKELENTIATVPIIKGEQITKPRVTYPGIKTGLSRQVSVGKRAVAINITEKDAVGRLIKPGDRVDVLAAIDISQGARKDLQKTRTFLQDVLVLSTGMSMTNSIPMYGVETPKVIRTMNLNTYTTYNTITLELDPYDVQKLAFMQAYGSGTLSLSLRNNADKEPVRLRATQIYDVLGEDASEAKGFFSEKYLKESKNAQ
- a CDS encoding pilus assembly protein N-terminal domain-containing protein, giving the protein MLNKFFVILFSWILIALPAFSQDGDPNESLKEVEVIVGLEKIITLDFVPNSVIKIANENLVSYQLVPQKKQILLTGIKAGDTTLTVRDLAGDIKARYLLKVTASDQSKVVVQLKELLGDVEGLEIGIKGDAVFVGGQIVVPSDIGKVVVILEKYPDVLRLVELSPQTQLVIAKKMQDEMQKSTLRDVTVRVVNGTFWIEGVVNSQEESNKAEQIARAYLPDQIQNLARRTDAVQTTKKPPFENLLTINTKPKPEPLAKLFKITAQFVELTKAYDKTFGFSWTPTIGNGGGSIQVGKTGSGGVATSSQGTLAATISNLFPKLNSAKSAGHARVVQSGVIIVKDNVEGAINKTSKIPYAIGTGDNLKSGTAVSGFELRITPNMLQEEKINLKMVISVKATTGDSVPTELDNTVNTQIIVKSQESAVVGGVVQNKFTTDYDRDPPVQETIENGSALFSFLKSKKYSTNRSQFVIFVTPEIIESASSGAQEVERKFRKRSR
- a CDS encoding ATPase, T2SS/T4P/T4SS family, whose product is MAGHIISIIGGKGGLGKSQVAANLAFAYAIEGKVKTLLLDFDQKASGDQDFITGMKGKKNLKELADFKGAIDPNSIQQFVNMNQNVFYIGMPNDPTAAEGIEVEALGRTLKAVTNIYPITIIDAGNELTPLAIKALEFSTLIFVVVTPDILALNQTKRLYSDLVTMMFPKDMIQFVINQAQQGHPVTNDVIAKTLGKPAFSVIPRDDQNCTLALNQKKPVMLVARNSNFAKGVIDTVRRLNEKSILRALEKLNKPSDVGQKKATPAGGEAGAEGGGPTKGGKSPWTDLKSRIHRALVEEMDLKKADDNDPKAQIILKEQTKKVVVELLGKEDTKGILNTREDMNQIVKEILDEALGLGPLEDLLRDKSISEVMVVGPYKIYYEQGGKIKLSEITFTNDRQVLNVIERIVAPIGRRIDEKTPYVDARLKDGSRVHAIIPPSAIDGCSITIRKFPEKRLTYKDLVKFGSMTENMADFLRIAVEAHRNIIVSGGTGSGKTTLINVLGGFIQSNERIITCEDSAELNFPQEHIVRLETRPPSLEGDGAIDIRCLVKQTLRMRPDRIVVGECRGGETLDMLQAMGTGHDGSMTTVHSNNPRECIGRLETLVQYAGTSISPRAIKEMIANAVHMIIQQSRLDDGSRRVMYITEIAGMQGDTVILQDIFLFIQKEIDKNGKILGEFQATGFIPKFIEVLERKGYNVPRGIFSNRPPQAAPATAAPAAAPAAGGVPKPPTSGGAAPAGAVKPPVKK